One region of Ornithorhynchus anatinus isolate Pmale09 chromosome X5, mOrnAna1.pri.v4, whole genome shotgun sequence genomic DNA includes:
- the LORICRIN gene encoding loricrin, protein MSYQQHQTTQPTPIPPVGCGGGSGGGGGGGSGGGSGGCGGGCGGGSGGGSGGGGYFPSQQQTQPQGNLPSGGGGGGGGGGCGGSSGGGKASGGGSWSGGGVVIGGGGGKSSGGGGSSGGCGGSGSGGSSGGCGGGGGSYTQQTTYVPVQTSGGGCSGGGSSGGGSSSGGCSGGGSSSGGCSGGGSAPQTQQKQPTSWPTK, encoded by the coding sequence ATGTCTTACCAGCAGCACCAGACGACGCAGCCGACCCCCATACCCCCGGTGGGCTGCGGCGGAgggtccggcggcggcggcggcggcgggtccggTGGTGGGAGCGGGGGCTGCGGCGGAGGCTGCGGCGGAGGCTCCGGTGGAGGCTCCGGTGGAGGCGGCTACTTCCCGTCTCAGCAGCAGACCCAGCCCCAGGGCAACCTCccctccggcggcggcggcggcggcggcggcggaggctgcGGCGGCTCCTCCGGGGGCGGAAAGGCGTCCGGTGGCGGCAGCTGGTCCGGTGGCGGAGTCGTCATCGGGGGCGGCGGAGGAAAATCCTCCGGGGGCGGCGGTTCCTCCGGAGGCTGCGGTGGCTCCGGGAGCGGCGGTTCctccgggggctgcgggggcggcgggggctcctACACCCAGCAGACCACCTACGTGCCGGTGCAGACCTCCGGCGGCGGCTGCTCCGGCGGGGGCTCCTCCGGCGGGGGCTCGTCCTCCGGGGGCTGCTCCGGCGGGGGCTCGTCCTCCGGGGGCTGCTCCGGTGGGGGCTCGGCCCCCCAGACCCAGCAGAAGCAGCCCACCTCCTGGCCCACCAAGTAA